In the genome of Natronorubrum daqingense, the window CGCACGAATGACCGATCTCGAGGAGTCGGACGTCGAGGCGACGATCCAGGACCTCGAAGACGCAGGTGTCGTCCGTGGCTATCAGGCGGTCGTCGACTGGGACAAACTGGAAGACGAACGAGTCCGGGCCGAGGTCGAACTCAACGTTCGTCTCGACAGAGAGACCGGCTACGGAGACATCGCAGAGCGCCTCGCGCGATTCCCGCAGGTCAAAGCCTTGCGATTAGTCAGCGGCGACTACGACTTCGACATGGAAGTCGAGGGCGACTCCATTCGCGAGGTTTCCCAGTTCATCAGCGAAAAGGTCGCGCCGGTCCCCGAGATTACCCAGACGGTCACCCACTACATGATGACCTCCTACAAGGAACACGGGATCGAACTCGGTGACGGCGAAGACGACGAACGACTCTCGTTCTCACCCTGATCATGACGTTCGAACTGTCCGAACGCGTCCAGACGGTGCCGCCATCGGGAATTCGGCGCTTTTTCGAAATCGCCGAGGAACGAGACGACGTCATCTCACTCGGCGTCGGCGAACCAGATTTCGCGACCCCGTGGGCCGCCCGTGACGCCGCGATCACCTCTCTCGAGCAAGGAAAGACCTCCTACACGGCGAATCGAGGAACGCGCGAACTCCGCGAGGCGATCTCCGAGTA includes:
- a CDS encoding Lrp/AsnC family transcriptional regulator, producing MSEREVLELLRENARYSSADIARMTDLEESDVEATIQDLEDAGVVRGYQAVVDWDKLEDERVRAEVELNVRLDRETGYGDIAERLARFPQVKALRLVSGDYDFDMEVEGDSIREVSQFISEKVAPVPEITQTVTHYMMTSYKEHGIELGDGEDDERLSFSP